The following proteins are encoded in a genomic region of Stigmatopora nigra isolate UIUO_SnigA chromosome 3, RoL_Snig_1.1, whole genome shotgun sequence:
- the slc17a6b gene encoding vesicular glutamate transporter 2.1: MESMKTRATAGMKEMAGKTLGHMHRVMEKRQKGGEVIELTEDGRPREAAEKKPPLCDCNCFGLPRRYIIAIMSGMGFCISFGIRCNLGVAIVGMVNNSTIHQNGKIIIKEKAKFNWDPETVGLIHGSFFWGYIVTQIPGGYISSRLAANRVFGAAIVLTSILNMFIPSAARVHYGCVIFVRILQGLVEGVTYPACHGIWSKWAPPLERSRLATISFCGSYAGAVIAMPLAGILVQYTGWSSVFYVYGCVGMFWYMFWILVSYESPAEHPTITDEERCYIEESIGESAMLMGPAEKFKTPWRKFFTSMPVYAIIVANFCRSWTFYLLLISQPAYFEEVFGFEISKVGILSALPHLVMTIIVPFGGQLADHLRSKNILSTTTVRKIMNCGGFGMEATLLLVVGYSHSKGVAISFLVLAVGFSGFAISGFNVNHLDIAPRYASILMGISNGVGTLSGMVCPLIVGAMTKNKTREEWQYVFLIASLVHYGGVIFYGLFASGEKQPWADPELTSEEKCGFIDEDELAEETGDITQSYSGPGKSYGATTQVNGGWAANWEKTEEYVQEESQGGSYGYGQEEGYS; this comes from the exons ATGGAGTCGATGAAGACCAGGGCCACGGCGGGGATGAAGGAGATGGCGGGGAAGACCCTGGGCCACATGCACAG GGTGATGGAGAAGAGGCAAAAGGGCGGAGAAGTCATCGAGTTGACCGAGGACGGGCGGCCCCGCGAGGCCGCCGAGAAGAAGCCCCCCTTGTGCGATTGCAATTGCTTCGGACTGCCGCGCCGATACATCATCGCCATTATGAGCGGCATGGGATTCTGCATCTCTTTTGGCATCCGCTGCAATCTGGGCGTGGCCATCGTGGGCATGGTCAACAACAGTACTATCCACCAGAATGGAAAAATCATCATTAAAGAG AAAGCCAAGTTCAACTGGGACCCAGAGACGGTGGGATTGATTCATGGATCTTTCTTTTGGGGCTACATCGTGACACAAATCCCAGGAGGATACATCTCATCTAGGTTGGCTGCAAATAG GGTTTTTGGAGCAGCCATTGTCCTAACGTCAATCCTCAACATGTTCATTCCCTCTGCTGCTCGTGTCCATTATGGTTGTGTCATTTTTGTGAGGATATTGCAAGGACTGGTAGAG ggCGTCACCTATCCAGCCTGCCATGGTATATGGAGTAAATGGGCACCTCCACTGGAAAGGAGTCGTCTGGCCACCATCTCTTTCTGTG GTTCCTATGCTGGTGCTGTGATCGCAATGCCTCTGGCTGGGATCCTGGTTCAGTATACAGGATGGTCTTCGGTTTTTTATGTCTACG GATGCGTTGGCATGTTTTGGTACATGTTCTGGATATTAGTGTCATATGAGAGCCCGGCTGAACATCCCACCATCACTGATGAGGAGCGCTGCTACATTGAGGAGAGCATTGGAGAGAGTGCTATGCTAATGGGACCTGCTGAG AAATTCAAGACACCATGGAGGAAGTTCTTCACCTCAATGCCTGTCTATGCAATCATCGTGGCTAATTTCTGCAGAAGCTGGACATTTTACTTGCTACTCATCAGCCAACCTGCATACTTTGAGGAAGTGTTTGGCTTTGAAATAAGCAAA GTTGGCATACTGTCTGCTTTGCCTCATTTGGTGATGACCATTATTGTGCCCTTTGGCGGCCAGCTGGCAGACCACCTGCGTAGCAAGAACATCCTGTCAACAACCACAGTCCGAAAAATCATGAACTGCGGAG GATTTGGCATGGAGGCGACATTATTGCTTGTGGTAGGATATTCACACAGTAAAGGGGTCGCCATTTCCTTCCTGGTCCTGGCAGTTGGATTCAGTGGATTTGCTATATCAG gCTTTAATGTCAACCATTTGGATATAGCGCCTCGTTATGCCAGTATCCTCATGGGCATCTCTAATGGAGTGGGAACCCTGTCTGGGATGGTGTGTCCACTTATTGTTGGTGCTATGACAAAAAACAAG ACCAGAGAAGAGTGGCAGTATGTATTCCTCATTGCCTCTTTAGTCCACTATGGAGGAGTGATCTTCTATGGGCTCTTTGCatcaggagaaaaacaaccgtGGGCCGACCCAGAGCTCACCAGCGAAGAGAAATGTGGTTTCATCGATGAGGACGAGCTGGCAGAAGAAACGGGTGACATCACACAGAGTTACAGCGGACCCGGCAAGTCTTACGGCGCAACCACACAGGTGAATGGCGGATGGGCCGCCAATTGGGAGAAAACAGAGGAGTATGTGCAAGAAGAGTCTCAGGGAGGGAGCTATGGTTATGGGCAAGAAGAGGGATATTCTTAA
- the ano5b gene encoding anoctamin-5b isoform X1, with amino-acid sequence MRRITGKGKDETLIELQNAGDAHTGDGPAVLTAFTINLHTDENGGNDVNSLSERATLPGHTETEKLQPNKDTVFFRDGVRRIDFVLSYVDDKDGEKKQERRREFEANLRKIGLELETEDKSDSKDQKTYFLKIHAPWDILATYADVLKIKVPFKASDIPHAQDVPLEWLSNPFRLPEHIMHPQPDYFTYPFDKGKTDFFLINDKDTFFPPSTRNRIVYYILARCPYYKNGQEDKDKTGIKRLLSNGTYTTAFPLHDCRYWKRARNAECESERYNLYSHWARFLCFYKEQPLNLIRKYYGEKIGIYFAWLGFYTEMLFFAAVMGFICFTYGVLSYDDNISSKEICDPDIGGRIVMCPLCDKKCSFWKLNSTCLSSWQSHLFDNEGTVFFAIFMGIWVTLFLEFWKRRQARLEYEWDLVDFEEEQQQLQIRPEFEIRCTNRRLNRITQEMEPYLPISSKCARFCLSGATVIFWISLILACIIGVIAYRLAVYAAFASIIKDPMRKIQVVGRFITPQLATSATASCINFVIIMILNFFYERVAIWITDMEIPKTHLEYENRLTMKMFLFQFVNYYSSCFYVAFFKGKFVGFPGKYSYMFGKFSKLRNEECDPGGCLIELTTQLVIVMAGKQLWGNIQEALLPVMRNWWSSRKGRHHPENHYSRWEQDHVLQNFSQLGLFYEYLEMVVQFGFITLFVASFPLAPLLALFNNILEIRVDAWKFTTQFRRPVASKARNIGAWQEILNAVAIMSVVTNAFIMAFTSDMIPRMVFLYTNGGGASMRGYVNNSLSIYNISQIPYRNMPEEKDIWFDNSTSTCRYRDYRYPPGHYRQYTHTMQFWHILAAKMAFIIIMEHVVFAVKFFVAWMIPDVPSDVKARFKRERYLIQEYLHNYEVERLKLQLSASFTNEALSEVSSVPDKHEVLSECL; translated from the exons ATGGTCCTGCCGTGCTGACTGCATTCACGATCAACCTGCACACAG ATGAGAATGGTGGAAATGATGTTAACTCACTATCAGAGAGAGCCACCCTCCCCGGACACACTGAG ACGGAGAAATTGCAACCAAACAAAGACACAGTATTCTTCAGGGATGGAGTACGAAGGATTGACTTTGTTTTGTCTTATGTGGATGACaaagatggagagaaaaaacag GAGAGGAGGAGGGAGTTCGAGGCCAACCTGAGGAAAATTGGTTTGGAGCTGGAGACTGAAGACAAATCG GACTCCAAAGACCAAAAGACATACTTCTTGAAAATCCACGCTCCATGGGACATTCTGGCCACCTATGCAGATGTCCTGAAAATAAAGGTTCCCTTCAAAGCCAGTGATATCCCTCATGCCCAAGATGTTCCCCTGGAGTGGCTGTCAAATCCTTTCCGCTTGCCGGAGCACATTATGCACCCTCAACCGGATTATTTTACGTATCCCTTTGATAAAGGCAAGACTGACTTCTTCCTCATCAACGATAAGGATACTTTCTTCCCACCGTCTACAAGAAACAGAATT gtttACTACATTTTAGCCAGATGCCCGTATTACAAAAATGGACAAGAAGACAAAGATAAGACAGGAATCAAGCGATTACTCAGCAACGGGACATACACAACTGCTTTCCCACTTCATGAC TGTCGTTACTGGAAAAGAGCAAGAAATGCGGAATGTGAAAGTGAGCGCTATAATTTATACTCCCACTGGGCCAGGTTTCTCTGCTTTTACAAAGAGCAGCCACTCAACCTCATCAG AAAATACTACGGGGAAAAGATTGGGATATATTTTGCATGGCTGGGATTCTACACAGAGATGTTATTCTTTGCAGCTGTCATGGGCTTTATTTGTTTCACCTATGGCGTGCTAAGTTACGACGACAACATTTCCag CAAAGAAATTTGCGATCCTGATATTGGGGGCAGAATTGTGATGTGCCCATTGTGTGATAAAAAGTGCTCTTTCTGGAAGCTCAACTCTACCTGCCTCTCATCCTGG CAATCCCATCTGTTTGATAATGAGGGAACAGTTTTCTTTGCCATATTCATGGGGATTTGGG TAACTCTATTTTTGGAGTTTTGGAAACGGCGGCAAGCCCGATTGGAGTATGAGTGGGACTTGGTAGACTTTGAAGAGGAACAGCAACAGCTTCAAATTCGGCCTGAGTTTGAAATAAGGTGTACAAATAGAAGACTCAACAGGATCACTCAG GAAATGGAACCCTATCTTCCTATCAGCAGCAAGTGTGCTCGCTTCTGCCTTTCTGGAgctactgtcattttttgg ATTTCTCTCATCCTGGCCTGTATTATTGGGGTCATAGCATACAGGCTGGCTGTGTATGCTGCCTTTGCAAGTATTATTAAGGATCCAATGAGGAAAATCCAGGTAGTGGGCAGGTTCATCACACCTCAACTGGCCACATCTGCTACTGCCTCTTGCATCAATTTTGTCATCATCATGATTTTAAACTTCTTCTACGAGCGCGTGGCAATATGGATTACTGATATGG AGATCCCAAAAACCCACCTGGAGTACGAGAACAGGCTCACCATGAAGATGTTTCTTTTCCAATTTGTCAACTATTACTCCTCTTGCTTCTATGTGGCTTTCTTCAAGGGCAAATTTGTAGGTTTCCCTGGTAAATATTCATACATGTTCGGAAAGTTCAGCAAATTGAGGAACGAAGAG TGTGACCCTGGAGGCTGTCTTATAGAGCTGACTACACAGCTAGTGATTGTCATGGCTGGAAAACAACTGTGGGGGAACATCCAGGAAGCCCTGCTACC AGTGATGCGTAACTGGTGGAGTAGCAGAAAAGGGAGACACCATCCTGAGAACCATTATAGTCGCTGGGAGCAAGATCATGTTCTGCAGAATTTCAGCCAGCTCGGGTTGTTCTATGAATACCTAGAGATGG TGGTCCAGTTTGGTTTCATCACTTTATTTGTAGCTTCCTTTCCCCTGGCTCCTCTTTTGGCTTTGTTTAACAACATTCTGGAAATCCGGGTGGATGCCTGGAAGTTCACCACCCAGTTTAGACGACCTGTAGCATCCAAGGCCAGAAACATTGGAGCTTGGCAAGAGATTCTTAACGCCGTTGCTATAATGTCTGTTGTCACCAAT GCATTTATCATGGCCTTCACCTCAGACATGATTCCACGCATGGTCTTCCTCTATACAAATGGTGGAGGGGCCTCCATGAGGGGTTATGTGAACAACAGTTTGTCAATATACAACATCTCACAGATTCCATACCGAAATATGCCCGAAGAAAAGGACATCTGGTTTGATAATTCAACATCCACTTGCAG ATACAGAGACTACCGCTACCCCCCTGGTCACTACAGGCAGTACACCCATACCATGCAGTTCTGGCATATCCTGGCTGCCAAAATGGCCTTCATTATCATCATGGAA CATGTGGTCTTCGCGGTCAAGTTCTTTGTGGCGTGGATGATTCCAGATGTGCCCTCCGATGTGAAGGCGCGATTTAAACGGGAACGCTACCTGATTCAAGAGTACTTGCATAACTACGAGGTAGAGAGACTCAAACTCCAGCTGAGTGCTAGTTTCACCAACGAAGCCCTGTCTGAAGTGTCCTCTGTGCCGGATAAGCACGAAGTACTGTCTGAGTGCCTTTAG
- the ano5b gene encoding anoctamin-5b isoform X2, whose protein sequence is MRRITGKGKDETLIELQNAGDAHTGDENGGNDVNSLSERATLPGHTETEKLQPNKDTVFFRDGVRRIDFVLSYVDDKDGEKKQERRREFEANLRKIGLELETEDKSDSKDQKTYFLKIHAPWDILATYADVLKIKVPFKASDIPHAQDVPLEWLSNPFRLPEHIMHPQPDYFTYPFDKGKTDFFLINDKDTFFPPSTRNRIVYYILARCPYYKNGQEDKDKTGIKRLLSNGTYTTAFPLHDCRYWKRARNAECESERYNLYSHWARFLCFYKEQPLNLIRKYYGEKIGIYFAWLGFYTEMLFFAAVMGFICFTYGVLSYDDNISSKEICDPDIGGRIVMCPLCDKKCSFWKLNSTCLSSWQSHLFDNEGTVFFAIFMGIWVTLFLEFWKRRQARLEYEWDLVDFEEEQQQLQIRPEFEIRCTNRRLNRITQEMEPYLPISSKCARFCLSGATVIFWISLILACIIGVIAYRLAVYAAFASIIKDPMRKIQVVGRFITPQLATSATASCINFVIIMILNFFYERVAIWITDMEIPKTHLEYENRLTMKMFLFQFVNYYSSCFYVAFFKGKFVGFPGKYSYMFGKFSKLRNEECDPGGCLIELTTQLVIVMAGKQLWGNIQEALLPVMRNWWSSRKGRHHPENHYSRWEQDHVLQNFSQLGLFYEYLEMVVQFGFITLFVASFPLAPLLALFNNILEIRVDAWKFTTQFRRPVASKARNIGAWQEILNAVAIMSVVTNAFIMAFTSDMIPRMVFLYTNGGGASMRGYVNNSLSIYNISQIPYRNMPEEKDIWFDNSTSTCRYRDYRYPPGHYRQYTHTMQFWHILAAKMAFIIIMEHVVFAVKFFVAWMIPDVPSDVKARFKRERYLIQEYLHNYEVERLKLQLSASFTNEALSEVSSVPDKHEVLSECL, encoded by the exons ATGAGAATGGTGGAAATGATGTTAACTCACTATCAGAGAGAGCCACCCTCCCCGGACACACTGAG ACGGAGAAATTGCAACCAAACAAAGACACAGTATTCTTCAGGGATGGAGTACGAAGGATTGACTTTGTTTTGTCTTATGTGGATGACaaagatggagagaaaaaacag GAGAGGAGGAGGGAGTTCGAGGCCAACCTGAGGAAAATTGGTTTGGAGCTGGAGACTGAAGACAAATCG GACTCCAAAGACCAAAAGACATACTTCTTGAAAATCCACGCTCCATGGGACATTCTGGCCACCTATGCAGATGTCCTGAAAATAAAGGTTCCCTTCAAAGCCAGTGATATCCCTCATGCCCAAGATGTTCCCCTGGAGTGGCTGTCAAATCCTTTCCGCTTGCCGGAGCACATTATGCACCCTCAACCGGATTATTTTACGTATCCCTTTGATAAAGGCAAGACTGACTTCTTCCTCATCAACGATAAGGATACTTTCTTCCCACCGTCTACAAGAAACAGAATT gtttACTACATTTTAGCCAGATGCCCGTATTACAAAAATGGACAAGAAGACAAAGATAAGACAGGAATCAAGCGATTACTCAGCAACGGGACATACACAACTGCTTTCCCACTTCATGAC TGTCGTTACTGGAAAAGAGCAAGAAATGCGGAATGTGAAAGTGAGCGCTATAATTTATACTCCCACTGGGCCAGGTTTCTCTGCTTTTACAAAGAGCAGCCACTCAACCTCATCAG AAAATACTACGGGGAAAAGATTGGGATATATTTTGCATGGCTGGGATTCTACACAGAGATGTTATTCTTTGCAGCTGTCATGGGCTTTATTTGTTTCACCTATGGCGTGCTAAGTTACGACGACAACATTTCCag CAAAGAAATTTGCGATCCTGATATTGGGGGCAGAATTGTGATGTGCCCATTGTGTGATAAAAAGTGCTCTTTCTGGAAGCTCAACTCTACCTGCCTCTCATCCTGG CAATCCCATCTGTTTGATAATGAGGGAACAGTTTTCTTTGCCATATTCATGGGGATTTGGG TAACTCTATTTTTGGAGTTTTGGAAACGGCGGCAAGCCCGATTGGAGTATGAGTGGGACTTGGTAGACTTTGAAGAGGAACAGCAACAGCTTCAAATTCGGCCTGAGTTTGAAATAAGGTGTACAAATAGAAGACTCAACAGGATCACTCAG GAAATGGAACCCTATCTTCCTATCAGCAGCAAGTGTGCTCGCTTCTGCCTTTCTGGAgctactgtcattttttgg ATTTCTCTCATCCTGGCCTGTATTATTGGGGTCATAGCATACAGGCTGGCTGTGTATGCTGCCTTTGCAAGTATTATTAAGGATCCAATGAGGAAAATCCAGGTAGTGGGCAGGTTCATCACACCTCAACTGGCCACATCTGCTACTGCCTCTTGCATCAATTTTGTCATCATCATGATTTTAAACTTCTTCTACGAGCGCGTGGCAATATGGATTACTGATATGG AGATCCCAAAAACCCACCTGGAGTACGAGAACAGGCTCACCATGAAGATGTTTCTTTTCCAATTTGTCAACTATTACTCCTCTTGCTTCTATGTGGCTTTCTTCAAGGGCAAATTTGTAGGTTTCCCTGGTAAATATTCATACATGTTCGGAAAGTTCAGCAAATTGAGGAACGAAGAG TGTGACCCTGGAGGCTGTCTTATAGAGCTGACTACACAGCTAGTGATTGTCATGGCTGGAAAACAACTGTGGGGGAACATCCAGGAAGCCCTGCTACC AGTGATGCGTAACTGGTGGAGTAGCAGAAAAGGGAGACACCATCCTGAGAACCATTATAGTCGCTGGGAGCAAGATCATGTTCTGCAGAATTTCAGCCAGCTCGGGTTGTTCTATGAATACCTAGAGATGG TGGTCCAGTTTGGTTTCATCACTTTATTTGTAGCTTCCTTTCCCCTGGCTCCTCTTTTGGCTTTGTTTAACAACATTCTGGAAATCCGGGTGGATGCCTGGAAGTTCACCACCCAGTTTAGACGACCTGTAGCATCCAAGGCCAGAAACATTGGAGCTTGGCAAGAGATTCTTAACGCCGTTGCTATAATGTCTGTTGTCACCAAT GCATTTATCATGGCCTTCACCTCAGACATGATTCCACGCATGGTCTTCCTCTATACAAATGGTGGAGGGGCCTCCATGAGGGGTTATGTGAACAACAGTTTGTCAATATACAACATCTCACAGATTCCATACCGAAATATGCCCGAAGAAAAGGACATCTGGTTTGATAATTCAACATCCACTTGCAG ATACAGAGACTACCGCTACCCCCCTGGTCACTACAGGCAGTACACCCATACCATGCAGTTCTGGCATATCCTGGCTGCCAAAATGGCCTTCATTATCATCATGGAA CATGTGGTCTTCGCGGTCAAGTTCTTTGTGGCGTGGATGATTCCAGATGTGCCCTCCGATGTGAAGGCGCGATTTAAACGGGAACGCTACCTGATTCAAGAGTACTTGCATAACTACGAGGTAGAGAGACTCAAACTCCAGCTGAGTGCTAGTTTCACCAACGAAGCCCTGTCTGAAGTGTCCTCTGTGCCGGATAAGCACGAAGTACTGTCTGAGTGCCTTTAG